In one window of Apium graveolens cultivar Ventura unplaced genomic scaffold, ASM990537v1 ctg3970, whole genome shotgun sequence DNA:
- the LOC141701514 gene encoding uncharacterized protein LOC141701514, with protein sequence MLGQNLGKNTHVSYANAVSSTPVRDGTDSGKDAEHNDHPGLVLISKKLTATDNFGPWKRSITISLSVKNKIGIVNGTYVRPEETSVLRAQWDRVNDMVISWIMNTVSNEISNGMDFVTSAHQMWEELHDQFSSVNGHRVYQVLKELHALEHSDKSVEIYYHKLKNLWDEYAALESVIAYKCGCQCGFYKLHEERE encoded by the exons ATGTTAGGTCAGAATTTGGGGAAGAATACTCATGTTTCTTATGCAAATGCTGTGTCAAGCACTCCTGTGCGCGATGGTACGGATAGTGGAAAAGATGCAGAGCACAATG ATCATCCAGGATTAGTTCTTATCTCTAAGAAATTAACTGCTACTGATAACTTTGGTCCCTGGAAGAGGTCCATAACGATTTCCTTGTCAGTCAAGAACAAAATTGGGATTGTCAATGGTACTTATGTTAGACCTGAAGAAACTTCTGTTTTAAGAGCTCAGTGGGACAGAGTCAATGACATGGTTATAAGCTGGATCATGAATACTGTATCGAATGAAATAAGTAATGGCATGGATTTTGTTACTTCAGCTCATCAAATGTGGGAAGAGTTACATGATCAATTCTCAAGTGTGAACGGTCATCGAGTTTATCAGGTTTTGAAAGAACTACATGCTTTGGAACACAGTGACAAATCAGTGGAAATCTATTATCATAAATTGAAAAATCTCTGGGATGAGTATGCAGCATTAGAGTCTGTTATTGCCTACAAATGTGGATGTCAGTGTGGGTTTTACAAACTTCACGAGGAGAGAGAGTAA